From the genome of Candidatus Ruthia magnifica str. Cm (Calyptogena magnifica):
TCAGTCTTATGTCTGTTGAGTTACACATTGAAAAACATCTAGGTCAAACACTCATCAACAAACAATTCATTGGTACAGGGTTATTTGATGCCTATAAAGTGACACTAGATGATGGTAATCACGTTTTTATTAAATATCAATCTAGTGCCAATCAACAATTACTATCAGAAAATAGTGCTCTTTCAATATTGAATAAAATAATCCACACACCAAAAGTATTAGGTAATTGTGAACATTGCTTAATTTTAGAATGGATTGAAACCGAGCACAATATAAATATACAGTCACAAATTGGCGTTGAATTGGCCAAACTTCATCAAAATACCCATAACTATTTTGGCTTTGAATTTGATAATTATATTGGGCAAACACCACAATATAATGGGGTTGGTAAATACATCAGTGATTGGTCGATGTTCTTTTGGGAATTTCGTTTATTATTTCAAATTGAACTTGCCAAGCAAAATAATTATTTAAATGCACAAAACTACAAGCAACTACTAAGCGTAGAAAAAATATTACCTAATTTATTAGATATCAATATCACTCCAATCTTACTACATGGAGATTTGTGGTCTGGTAATGTTTTGAGTGAAAAAAACAATCCTTATTTTATTGACCCTGCTAGTTATTATGGTCAC
Proteins encoded in this window:
- a CDS encoding fructosamine kinase family protein — translated: MSVELHIEKHLGQTLINKQFIGTGLFDAYKVTLDDGNHVFIKYQSSANQQLLSENSALSILNKIIHTPKVLGNCEHCLILEWIETEHNINIQSQIGVELAKLHQNTHNYFGFEFDNYIGQTPQYNGVGKYISDWSMFFWEFRLLFQIELAKQNNYLNAQNYKQLLSVEKILPNLLDINITPILLHGDLWSGNVLSEKNNPYFIDPASYYGHYEADFALTFMFGGFSNDFYNSYTTIFPLKKGFDKRKPLYMLYHYLNHLNIFGYSYHTNVMDCYGRIAEVTRFG